A single region of the Drosophila takahashii strain IR98-3 E-12201 chromosome 2R, DtakHiC1v2, whole genome shotgun sequence genome encodes:
- the sbb gene encoding zinc finger protein 608 isoform X1: MESMRRNEANTSHHPNKVALNSSNVATESNIKSNKLLANLSAAGAAATATTATAGTAAATTTSTATTANQALNFNNKTKATTTTTAAAAASANNQKSNHNNNNNSSAIKKHTNSKLPGKSPACNSSSSSLSSSSSSNSSESKDTNFEYEDEWNIGGIPELLDDLDADIEKSAHSSGGGNQATALNAKQATSSSTSSSSSSKSGASSSSAAAASSHKSHKTTLHSNLSATSPTTIKFTRQPVASGGANSSSSSSAAAAPSGGSANAVAKGSSSSSSSTSSSSSGKHHHHHHHHSSSSSSSGSSSKGYKSALVAQLNSPSPLNSSSKSLSGSGSGSGNTNGAAGAGAGSTLSSSTFAGFSKGGSLVSSGATGAAAAAATVAGSGQAGSKFSAGGMSSQTGSGSGGNNTSNSNNNNGSSSGSGGSGSGSSSAGNSGSGSGSNNSNTNAGGPPSSQGGNSGSGSGNSSSSSSGKSSAKMSIDHQATLDKGLKMKIKRTKPGTKSSEAKHEIVKATADQQQNGALGAAGSNSSANEDGSSGSGSSSTNASSLGGNNSSSSGASSGSSSSSGGGGSSSGSSKKHLNNASAGSGSSSSGGGGGGSQNNAGGHASGGGSSGGSQSTPQGTKRGSSGHRREKTKDKNAHSNRMSVDKSAAAASAAGEKDTPEKGAGGSTCSCNGEVGAPCSNHACIRRAAHMSNSAGSSNSSGGPGQPGGSSSISAVPPGVFTPSAGSPSAGSPSTAVPAAASLLAATGAASSSASQLASSGAGGSGGGGGANAPGPPGKESAGSIKISSHIAAQLAAAAASNSYSGGSGANSNQGSNSTPGGSEGKAGAAAQAKLMAPGMISATMHHTISVPAGSAGTGDEDTKSPPAKRAKHEAGASGTGGGGGNKEMVDICIGTSVGTITEPDCLGPCEPGTSVTLEGIVWHETEGGVLVVNVTWRGKTYVGTLLDCTRHDWAPPRFCDSPTEELDSRTPKGRGKRGRSAGLTPDLSNFTETRSSIYFSHAQVHSKLRNGATKGRGATRSASGNAAANSNSSSSGNGGGATPSTSPTAFLPPRPEKRKSKDEAPSPLNGDAADGGASGGGIGGAGGVNMVNASGIPISASGGGLATQPQSLLNPVTGLNVQISTKKCKTASPCAISPVLLECPEQDCSKKYKHANGLRYHQSHAHGAGGGASSMDEDSMQGGAEEPATPPSPGVASGGAGVAGASVTAAPATAPSAGQGTVAVPPNTPTANSSNPVTNGSAAPTTPATGSVSLTAPSVPMVETQSTAPISAPPPATPPATVPICAVATPGAEQSAASVLPLGNLPLTAGPNAATQQQQTPTQQQQQQLLTPGGSAASNQQQQQQQPVAGGSITAGISGQALSQHQQQLMGGLPAMLSDQQQQALMQQGALKAGVLRFGPPDGNPLQPGQPSVNPQTQQSPPRAPSHVQQDQQQTPSAYAQQAGLKTSPGFGSVNVVSAAGSKQKKNRKSPGPSDFEGRVSREDVQSPAYSDISDDSTPVAEQELLDKSVGQVVAAKHIDLMGKKPTEVGVGVPPAPAPNMYVPGMYQFYPSQQQAPPPPQQQQQQPQYMVQTEPGKPPGLPPALTQAQQQQQMQPGAPPPTSQPPNHLLGPPGQQQQSVAAHLADYSGKNKDPPLDLMTKPQPQPGQQPPQQQQGQQSENNGKEIVGPPTSQPGSQPPPVNLSAVAGPPPGALPPGLGGLSALGAAGLGGPGPGKGMPHFYPFNFIPPAYPYNVDPNFGSVSIVASEEAAKLGGHPGLPPSSQAQQLSGISIKEERLKESPSPHDQPKHLPPQQQMIANKLIKQEPLTKQEIKQEPNSNPGQQHPPPQQQPAPQPQQLPPPQPQQPHALHPKDLQALGAYPTIYQRHSMSLAAVQQARDEDLRRYYMFTGRQNQAAAAAAAAAQNAASGGLQPHPGMMHKDEPGMGSAQQQQQQQQQQQMQMAQQQQQAIQQHHQHLQQQHQQQQAQQQHQQQQQQQQQQQQQQQQQQQQQKLKQSQAANAAANNKATNLTKDSPKQKGGGDDDQPLKVKQEGQKPTMETQGPPPPPTSQYFLHPSYISPTPFGFDPNHPMYRNVLMSAAGPYNTAPYHLPIPRYHAPEDLSRNTGTKALDALHHAASQYYTTHKIHELSERALKSPTSGSGPVKVSVSSPSIGPPQQGSGPTSSGPGSGPVSGVLGPGSGPNQQPGSAPGSAGGVPLNLQPPPGGMGPAPGSKPDLSGPKGHGGVTPGSSLDGHKQSMPGGPPPNGPPGNGAVGGVGGGAAGNGAAGGGGAGAADSRSPPPQRHVHTHHHTHVGLGYPMYPAPYGAAVLASQQAAAVAVINPFPPGPSK; the protein is encoded by the exons ATGGAGTCAATGAGACGTAACGAGGCGAACACTAGCCACCACCCGAATAAG GTGGCCCTGAATAGCAGCAACGTAGCAACGGAAAGCAATATTAAGAGTAATAAATTGTTAGCTAATTTAAGTgcggcaggagcagcagctacAGCTACAACGGCAACAGcaggaacagcagcagcaacaacaacatcgacGGCGACAACGGCGAATCAAGCGCTGAATTTCAATAACAAAACgaaggcaacaacaacaaccactgcggcagcagcagcatcggcGAATAATCAGAAGagcaaccacaacaacaacaacaactccaGTGCGATCAAGAAGCACACAAACTCGA AACTACCTGGCAAGAGCCCCGCCTgcaactcctcctcctcgtcgctcTCCTCGTCGAGCAGCTCCAACTCGAGCGAGTCGAAGGACACGAACTTCGAGTACGAGGACGAGTGGAACATTGGCGGCATACCAGAGCTGCTGGACGACTTGGACGCGGACATCGAGAAGTCGGCGCATTCTTCGGGTGGTGGCAACCAGGCTACCGCGCTAAATGCCAAGCAGGCAACCAGCTCCTCCACATCCTCCTCATCATCCTCCAAGAGCGGAGCGTCTTCATCctcagcagcggcagcatccTCGCACAAATCGCACAAGACCACGTTGCACAGCAATTTGTCGGCCACATCGCCAACCACAATTAAGTTCACACGCCAGCCGGTGGCCAGTGGCGGAGctaactcctcctcctcctcgtcggcaGCTGCAGCGCCCAGTGGCGGCAGTGCGAACGCGGTGGCCAAGGGTTCATCCTCTTCCTCGTCCTCCACATCCTCCTCTTCGTCGGGGAAGCATCACCATCATCACCACCATCACTCCAgctcgagcagcagcagcgggagCAGCTCCAAGGGCTACAAGTCTGCTTTGGTGGCTCAACTGAACAGTCCGAGTCCACTGAACAGTAGCTCCAAGTCCCTGAGTGGCTCGGGGAGTGGAAGCGGGAACACAAACGGAGCAGCGGGAGCTGGAGCCGGCAGCACATTGTCATCCTCGACATTTGCGGGCTTCTCCAAGGGCGGCAGCTTAGTGTCCTCGGGAGCGACaggagcggcagcagcagcagctacagTGGCTGGCAGTGGACAAGCGGGCTCCAAATTCTCCGCTGGCGGCATGTCCTCGCAAAcgggcagcggcagcggcggcaacaacactagcaacagcaacaacaacaacggcagcagcagcggaagCGGAGGCAGCGGCtcaggcagcagcagcgcaggGAACAGCGGAAGCGGCAGCgggagcaacaacagcaacacaaaCGCCGGTGGGCCGCCGAGTTCGCAAGGCGGCAACAGCGGAAGCGGTAGCGGTAAcagctccagctcctccagTGGTAAATCGAGCGCAAAGATGTCCATAGACCACCAGGCGACGCTAGACAAAGGACTCAAAATGAAGATCAAGCGCACCAAGCCGGGCACCAAGAGCTCGGAGGCCAAGCACGAGATTGTGAAGGCCACCGCCGACCAGCAGCAGAACGGAGCCCTTGGCGCCGCCGGATCCAATAGCTCGGCCAACGAGGATGGGAGTTCCGGCTCCGGTTCCAGTTCCACCAACGCCTCCTCCCTGGGGGGCAACAATTCGTCGAGTAGTGGTGCCAGTAGCGGCAGCTCCtccagcagcggcggcggcggcagttCGTCGGGCAGCAGCAAGAAGCATCTGAACAATGCGAGTGCCGGCAGTGGCTCCTCCTCgtccggcggaggaggaggcggtagCCAGAACAATGCCGGTGGCCACGCCAGCGGAGGGGGATCCTCCGGCGGCAGTCAGTCCACGCCGCAGGGCACCAAACGCGGCAGTTCGGGCCATCGGCGCGAGAAGACCAAGGACAAGAACGCACATTCCAATCGCATGTCCGTGGACAAGTCAGCGGCGGCAGCCTCGGCGGCCGGAGAGAAGGATACACCGGAGAAGGGAGCCGGCGGATCGACTTGCTCGTGCAACGGAGAGGTGGGAGCACCTTGCTCTAATCACGCATGCATTCGGCGCGCCGCACACATGTCAAACTCGGCCGGTAGTTCAAACTCTAGTGGCGGTCCTGGCCAACCCGGTGGTTCATCTTCCATTTCGGCAGTGCCACCGGGTGTATTTACACCTTCGGCGGGTTCACCCTCGGCCGGCTCACCATCAACGGCGGTGCCAGCGGCAGCCTCTCTACTGGCGGCCACCGGAGCAGCATCCTCGTCCGCCTCCCAACTGGCCAGCAGTGGTGCCGGCGGAtctggaggaggcggcggtgcCAATGCACCTGGTCCGCCAGGAAAGGAATCCGCCGGCAGCATTAAGATCTCCTCGCACATTGCCGCCCAGCTGGCAGCGGCTGCCGCTTCCAATAGCTACAGCGGCGGGAGTGGAGCCAACTCGAATCAGGGCTCGAACAGCACTCCCGGCGGCTCGGAGGGCAAAGCAGGAGCGGCAGCCCAGGCCAAGCTGATGGCACCCGGCATGATCTCAGCCACTATGCACCACACGATCTCGGTGCCGGCGGGCAGCGCAGGAACCGGAGACGAGGACACCAAATCGCCGCCCGCCAAGAGGGCCAAGCACGAGGCCGGGGCCAGCGGaacaggcggcggcggcggcaacaaGGAGATGGTGGACATCTGCATCGGCACCTCGGTGGGCACCATCACCGAACCGGACTGCCTGGGCCCATGCGAACCCGGCACCTCCGTGACCCTCGAGGGAATCGTGTGGCACGAGACCGAGGGCGGCGTTCTCGTGGTCAACGTGACGTGGCGGGGCAAGACCTACGTGGGCACCCTGCTCGACTGCACCCGACACGATTGGGCTCCTCCAAG ATTCTGTGATTCACCAACTGAAGAATTAGATTCTCGAACTCCAAAGGGACGCGGCAAGCGCGGACGTAGTGCAGGTCTCACGCCCGACCTGAGCAACTTCACCGAGACCAGAAGTTCG ATTTACTTCTCACACGCCCAGGTGCACTCAAAGCTGCGCAATGGTGCCACCAAGGGACGCGGGGCGACGCGCAGTGCTTCGGGCAACGCGGCAGcgaacagcaacagcagctcgTCGGGCAACGGAGGCGGGGCCACGCCCAGTACATCACCGACAGCGTTCTTGCCGCCGCGTCCCGAGAAGCGCAAGTCCAAGGACGAGGCGCCCTCGCCGCTCAACGGCGATGCAGCGGACGGAGGAGCGTCTGGCGGCGGTATCGGTGGAGCTGGTGGAGTTAACATGGTCAACGCCAGCGGCATTCCCATCTCGGCCAGCGGCGGTGGCCTGGCCACGCAGCCGCAGAGCCTGCTCAATCCGGTCACTGGCCTCAATGTGCAGATCAGCACCAAGAAATGTAAGACTGCCTCGCCCTGCGCGATCTCCCCGGTTCTGCTCGAGTGTCCCGAGCAGGACTGCAGCAAGAAGTACAAGCACGCCAATGGGCTGCGCTATCACCAGTCGCATGCCCACGGAGCGGGCGGTGGTGCCAGCTCCATGGATGAGGACTCGATGCAAGGAGGAGCCGAGGAGCCGGCCACGCCGCCCTCGCCAGGAGTAGCAAGTGGTGGAGCGGGAGTAGCGGGAGCATCTGTGACGGCAGCCCCAGCAACAGCGCCTTCAGCGGGTCAGGGAACAGTGGCAGTACCGCCGAACACGCCCACCGCCAATTCCAGCAACCCCGTCACCAATGGCAGTGCTGCACCCACGACACCAGCCACTGGATCGGTATCTCTTACCGCCCCCAGCGTCCCTATGGTGGAGACACAATCGACAGCGCCAATCTCTGCACCTCCACCAGCCACGCCACCAGCTACAGTTCCCATTTGTGCCGTGGCAACACCTGGGGCAGAGCAATCTGCAGCATCAGTACTGCCGCTGGGCAATCTTCCACTGACAGCAGGTCCAAATGCCGcgacacagcagcaacagactcccacacaacagcagcagcagcagttgctcACCCCAGGAGGCAGCGCGGCAAgcaaccagcagcagcagcagcaacaaccggTGGCCGGAGGCAGCATCACCGCTGGAATCTCTGGACAAGCGCTGTCACAGCACCAGCAACAGCTAATGGGTGGACTGCCGGCAATGCTGTCagatcaacagcagcaggccTTGATGCAGCAGGGAGCAC TTAAAGCGGGAGTTCTGCGCTTTGGCCCTCCAGATGGAAATCCCCTGCAGCCGGGACAACCCTCGGTTAATCCACAAACGCAACAGTCGCCTCCCAGGGCGCCGAGTCATGTCCAGCAGGATCAGCAACAGACGCCATCGGCCTATGCCCAGCAGGCCGGTTTGAAGACTTCGCCTGGATTCGGCTCCGTAAACGTTGTGAGTGCCGCTGGCAGCAAGCAGAAGAAGAACCGCAAGTCGCCCGGACCAAGTGACTTTGAGGGTCGTGTTTCGCGCGAGGATGTACAGAGTCCGGCCTACAGTGATATCTCCGATGACTCCACGCCCGTGGCCGAGCAGGAGCTGCTGGACAAGTCAGTGGGCCAGGTGGTGGCGGCCAAGCATATAGATTTAATGGGCAAGAAGCCAACGGAGGTGGGTGTTGGTGTACCACCAGCCCCGGCTCCCAACATGTATGTGCCGGGAATGTACCAGTTCTACCCGTCGCAGCAGCAGGCGCCACCTCcaccgcaacagcagcaacaacagccgcAATACATGGTGCAGACGGAGCCGGGCAAACCACCAGGATTGCCACCTGCTTTGACACAAgctcaacaacagcagcagatgcAGCCGGGTGCTCCTCCGCCTACCTCACAGCCCCCCAATCATTTGCTGGGCCCacctggccagcagcagcagtcggtGGCCGCCCACCTGGCGGACTACAGTGGCAAGAACAAGGATCCACCGTTGGATCTGATGACCAAACCGCAGCCACAGCCGGGTCAGCAgccaccgcagcagcagcagggccAGCAGTCAGAGAACAATGGCAAGGAGATCGTTGGACCGCCCACCTCGCAGCCGGGATCCCAGCCGCCGCCGGTGAACCTCAGTGCAGTGGCTGGACCGCCGCCAGGAGCTCTGCCACCTGGTCTAGGTGGACTCTCGGCGCTGGGGGCAGCCGGTCTAGGGGGTCCTGGACCGGGTAAAGGCATGCCACACTTCTATCCCTTCAA CTTTATTCCGCCTGCGTATCCGTACAATGTCGATCCCAACTTTGGGTCCGTTTCAATTGTGGCTTCCGAGGAGGCCGCCAAACTAGGTGGTCATCCGGGTCTGCCGCCCAGCTCACAAGCACAACAGTTGTCGGGGATCAGTATCAAGGAAGAGCGCCTTAAGGAGAGTCCCAGTCCGCACGACCAGCCGAAGCATTTGCCACCGCAGCAGCAG ATGATTGCCAACAAGCTGATCAAGCAGGAGCCCCTGACCAAGCAGGAGATCAAGCAGGAACCCAACTCAAATCCGGGTCAGCAACATCCGCCACCGCAACAGCAGCCGGCGCCGCAACCCCAACAGCTGCCACCGCCGCAGCCACAGCAGCCGCATGCCCTGCATCCCAAGGATCTGCAGGCACTGGGCGCCTATCCCACCATTTACCAGCGCCACTCGATGAGCCTGGCGGCAGTGCAGCAGGCGCGCGACGAGGACCTGAGACG GTACTACATGTTCACGGGGCGACAGAATCAGgcagccgccgctgctgccgcggCAGCTCAGAACGCCGCCAGTGGAGGCCTTCAGCCTCATCCCGGCATGATGCACAAGGATGAGCCAGGCATGGGATCCgcgcaacaacagcagcagcagcaacaacaacagcagatgCAAatggcacagcagcaacagcaggcgattcagcagcaccaccagcaccttcaacagcaacaccaacaacagcaggcgcagcaacaacatcaacagcagcagcaacaacagcagcagcaacaacaacaacagcagcaacaacagcagcagcaaaaactaAAGCAGTCGCAGGCGGCAAATGCGGCGGCCAATAACAAGGCCACCAACCTGACAAAGGATTCGCCCAAGCAAAAGGGCGGCGGCGACGATGATCAGCCGCTGAAGGTGAAGCAGGAGGGCCAGAAGCCGACCATGGAGACGCAGGGTCCGCCACCGCCACCCACGTCGCAGTACTTCCTCCACCCCTCGTACATTTCCCCCACGCCCTTCGGCTTCGATCCCAATCATCCGATGTACCGCAACGTGTTGATGTCGGCAGCCGGACCGTACAATACGGCACCCTATCACCTGCCCATCCCGCGCTACCACGCGCCCGAAGATCTCTCGCGGAACACCGGCACCAAGGCCCTGGATGCACTGCATCACGCGGCCAGCCAGTACTACACCACCCACAAGATCCACGAGCTCAGCGAACGGGCCCTCAAGTCGCCCACCAGCGGCAGCGGCCCCGTCAAGGTGAGCGTCAGCAGTCCCAGCATCGGGCCGCCCCAGCAGGGCAGCGGTCCCACGAGCAGCGGCCCCGGATCCGGACCCGTTTCCGGCGTCCTCGGCCCCGGCAGCGGTCCCAACCAGCAGCCCGGCTCGGCACCTGGGTCTGCGGGCGGTGTGCCGCTGAACCTACAGCCACCACCCGGAGGAATGGGCCCGGCGCCCGGCAGCAAGCCGGATCTCTCCGGCCCCAAAGGACACGGCGGTGTGACGCCCGGTTCGTCCTTGGACGGGCACAAGCAGTCGATGCCCGGCGGTCCGCCGCCAAACGGGCCGCCGGGCAATGGAGCCGTGGGCGGAGTGGGAGGCGGCGCTGCGGGCAATGGCGCGGCGGGAGGAGGCGGTGCAGGTGCCGCCGACTCGCGCAGTCCGCCGCCACAGCGCCATGTGCACACCCACCACCACACGCACGTCGGCCTCGGCTATCCCATGTACCCGGCGCCCTATGGAG CGGCTGTTTTGGCTAGCCAGCAAGCGGCTGCTGTAGCTGTGATAAACCCGTTTCCGCCGGGTCCGTCGAAATGA